From Aquabacter sp. L1I39, the proteins below share one genomic window:
- a CDS encoding urease subunit gamma has product MLLTPREKDKLFIAMAAEVARKRLARGVKLNHPEAIALITDFVVEGARDGRTVADLMEAGAHVLTTDQVMPGIAEMIHDIQVEATFPDGTKLVTVHHPIRGAASDDVPGEVITMPGQIVFNAGAERVVVSVANTGDRPIQVGSHYHFYETNGALAFDREKARGMRLDIAAGTAVRFEPGATREVSLVPLSGKREVYGFRGDVMGKL; this is encoded by the coding sequence GTGCTGCTGACGCCGCGCGAAAAGGACAAGCTGTTCATCGCCATGGCCGCCGAGGTGGCGCGCAAGCGCCTGGCGCGGGGGGTGAAGCTCAACCATCCGGAGGCCATCGCCCTCATCACGGACTTCGTGGTGGAAGGCGCGCGCGACGGCCGGACGGTGGCCGACCTGATGGAGGCGGGCGCCCATGTGCTCACCACCGACCAGGTGATGCCGGGCATTGCCGAGATGATCCACGACATCCAGGTGGAAGCCACCTTCCCCGATGGCACCAAGCTGGTCACCGTGCACCACCCCATCCGGGGCGCGGCGTCCGACGACGTGCCTGGCGAGGTCATCACCATGCCTGGCCAGATCGTCTTCAACGCCGGTGCCGAGCGGGTGGTGGTGTCGGTGGCCAATACCGGCGACCGGCCCATCCAGGTGGGCAGCCACTATCATTTCTACGAGACCAATGGCGCCCTCGCCTTCGACCGCGAAAAAGCCCGGGGCATGCGCCTCGACATCGCCGCCGGCACCGCCGTTCGCTTCGAGCCGGGCGCCACCCGCGAGGTCTCCCTCGTGCCGCTCTCCGGCAAGCGCGAGGTCTATGGCTTCCGGGGCGATGTGATGGGCAAGCTGTAA
- a CDS encoding urease accessory protein UreD, with product MEMMSAVSWPSEGAPASRQRSIGRVELVAESSAAGTHLSALAESGSLRARLPRVEGGGLEAVLVNTAGGVACGDVFTISITARPGARVTVATPAAEKVYRSDGAVSEISVRLAADAGASLQWLPQETILFDTACLARTYEVDLAEDARFLSFEGLMLGRAARGEQVKDGHLSDRWRVRRAGKLIYADALRLSGPIADLIDRPAVAAGGVALGTCLYVAPDAEARLEEARSLLEACACECGASAWNGLLAVRFIGQSIEALRRDATSFLMGFTGGPLPRVWGL from the coding sequence ATGGAGATGATGTCCGCCGTCTCATGGCCATCTGAGGGCGCCCCGGCCTCACGGCAGCGCAGCATCGGGCGGGTGGAACTGGTGGCGGAATCCTCCGCCGCCGGAACGCACCTGTCCGCGCTGGCCGAGAGCGGTTCGCTGCGCGCCCGCCTGCCGCGCGTGGAGGGCGGGGGCCTCGAGGCCGTGCTGGTGAACACCGCCGGCGGGGTCGCCTGCGGCGATGTCTTCACCATTTCCATTACCGCCCGGCCGGGCGCCCGCGTCACCGTGGCGACCCCCGCGGCGGAGAAGGTCTATCGCTCCGACGGGGCGGTGTCTGAGATTTCCGTGCGGCTCGCGGCGGACGCCGGCGCGAGCCTCCAGTGGCTGCCGCAGGAGACCATCCTGTTCGACACCGCGTGCCTTGCCCGCACCTATGAGGTGGACCTGGCCGAGGATGCCCGCTTCCTGTCCTTCGAGGGGCTGATGCTGGGGCGCGCCGCGCGGGGCGAGCAGGTGAAGGACGGCCATCTGTCCGACCGCTGGCGGGTGCGCCGGGCCGGCAAGCTCATCTATGCGGACGCCCTGCGTCTCTCCGGCCCCATTGCCGATCTCATTGACCGGCCTGCGGTCGCGGCGGGGGGCGTGGCGCTCGGCACCTGTCTTTACGTGGCGCCCGACGCGGAGGCGCGGCTGGAGGAGGCGCGCAGCCTTCTTGAGGCCTGCGCCTGCGAATGCGGCGCCAGCGCCTGGAACGGTCTGCTGGCGGTGCGTTTCATCGGGCAGAGCATCGAGGCGTTGCGGCGGGATGCGACGTCGTTTCTGATGGGGTTCACGGGCGGTCCGCTGCCGCGTGTCTGGGGTCTTTAG
- the urtE gene encoding urea ABC transporter ATP-binding subunit UrtE produces MLKVENLDLYYGAAHTLRKVNLEAQKGQVTCVLGRNGVGKTSLLRAIMGQRPVAGGSVTFNGQDITRLPTPDRAALGIGFVPQGREVFPLLTVKENLETGYARLARKDRNVPDEIFELFPVLKSMLGRRGGDLSGGQQQQLAIGRALVTRPSLLVLDEPTEGIQPSIIKDIGRAISYLRDKGDMAIVLVEQYFEFARDLADRFILMERGEVVVSGDRSGLDGDDVRRLMAI; encoded by the coding sequence ATGCTGAAGGTCGAGAACCTCGATCTCTATTACGGCGCCGCCCACACCCTGCGCAAAGTGAACCTGGAGGCGCAGAAGGGGCAGGTCACCTGCGTCCTCGGCCGCAACGGCGTTGGCAAGACCTCGCTTCTGCGCGCCATCATGGGCCAGCGGCCGGTGGCGGGCGGGTCCGTCACCTTCAACGGGCAGGACATCACCCGACTGCCCACCCCGGATCGCGCGGCGCTGGGCATCGGCTTCGTGCCCCAGGGGCGCGAGGTGTTCCCGCTTCTGACCGTGAAGGAAAACCTGGAAACCGGCTATGCGCGCCTGGCCCGCAAGGACCGCAACGTCCCGGACGAGATTTTCGAGCTGTTCCCGGTGCTCAAATCCATGCTGGGTCGGCGCGGCGGCGATCTTTCCGGTGGACAACAGCAGCAATTGGCCATCGGCCGGGCGCTGGTGACCCGGCCCTCTTTGCTGGTGCTGGACGAGCCCACCGAAGGCATCCAGCCCTCCATCATCAAGGATATCGGCCGCGCCATTTCCTACCTGCGCGACAAGGGGGACATGGCCATCGTGCTCGTGGAGCAGTATTTTGAGTTCGCGCGTGATCTGGCCGATCGCTTCATCCTCATGGAGCGCGGCGAAGTGGTGGTGAGCGGGGACCGGAGCGGGCTTGATGGAGATGATGTCCGCCGTCTCATGGCCATCTGA